A window from Mycolicibacterium tokaiense encodes these proteins:
- a CDS encoding APC family permease yields MTDAVAPPTHSQKPTQPANSEDAKLAELGYTQKLDRSVGTLASFAIGFATISATTAVFTGFGAGYFTAGAPFVWTLLLAGAVFALWTFIAADLTAKLPLAGYSYQWISRINGPNLAWFTGFIALMGWVCGMTGVGFILSGYLGGLFGWSMTQSTQILLAIAVVMVCVLINIYGVRFATMVNNIGVSLELVITVGATALIAIIAFSAPENHQPISTLFTGGESGDKDSYMLAWLAAALGPFFGLIGVESGADVAEETKNARRVVPKTMFYALITSIVIEFLMYVVYVLAIKDPVAVEANSAAPIEEIITQQAGPVVTKIVVAIALTNILACLLANILVATRLTYSMARDNMLPFSHVWRHVSPKSKAPTYAVLGLGCLSTLLLLSALVNEKAFNYIIGIASLLFFFVYILQTIGLLVGYKRGTIPEPEPGTFDLGKFRLPLYVTALVVFLGVAVALLFLPQFTNNKWVFLGIVVLAAIWWATGLKTRLAAGEAGAEYAKTHNL; encoded by the coding sequence ATGACCGATGCAGTCGCACCACCCACTCATTCGCAGAAGCCGACCCAACCCGCGAACTCCGAGGACGCCAAGCTCGCCGAGCTCGGCTACACGCAGAAGCTCGACCGCTCGGTCGGCACACTGGCGTCCTTCGCAATCGGTTTTGCGACCATCAGCGCCACCACCGCGGTGTTCACCGGATTCGGCGCGGGTTACTTCACCGCGGGGGCCCCGTTCGTGTGGACGCTGCTGCTGGCCGGTGCGGTGTTCGCACTGTGGACCTTCATCGCGGCCGACCTCACCGCCAAGCTGCCGCTGGCCGGCTACTCCTACCAGTGGATCAGCCGGATCAACGGGCCCAACCTGGCCTGGTTCACCGGCTTCATCGCGCTGATGGGCTGGGTCTGCGGCATGACCGGGGTCGGCTTCATCCTCTCCGGTTACCTCGGCGGGTTGTTCGGCTGGAGCATGACCCAGAGCACCCAGATCCTGCTCGCCATCGCGGTGGTGATGGTGTGCGTGCTGATCAACATCTACGGCGTGCGCTTCGCCACCATGGTCAACAACATCGGCGTCAGCCTGGAACTCGTCATCACCGTGGGCGCCACCGCACTGATCGCGATCATCGCGTTCTCCGCCCCGGAGAACCACCAGCCGATCTCCACGCTGTTCACCGGCGGCGAGTCCGGTGACAAGGACTCCTACATGCTGGCGTGGCTGGCCGCGGCGCTGGGTCCCTTTTTCGGCCTGATCGGGGTGGAATCCGGGGCCGACGTGGCCGAGGAGACCAAGAACGCGCGCCGCGTGGTGCCCAAGACGATGTTCTACGCCCTCATCACCTCGATCGTCATCGAGTTCCTGATGTACGTGGTGTACGTGCTGGCCATCAAGGATCCCGTTGCCGTCGAAGCCAATTCGGCCGCGCCCATCGAGGAGATCATCACCCAGCAGGCGGGCCCGGTGGTCACCAAGATCGTCGTCGCCATCGCGCTCACCAATATCCTGGCCTGCCTGCTGGCCAACATCCTGGTCGCCACCCGGTTGACGTACTCGATGGCCCGCGACAACATGCTGCCGTTCTCGCACGTATGGCGGCACGTCTCACCCAAGAGCAAGGCCCCGACGTACGCGGTGCTCGGATTGGGTTGCCTGTCCACGCTTCTGCTGCTCTCGGCGCTGGTCAACGAGAAGGCGTTCAACTACATCATCGGTATTGCGTCGCTGCTGTTCTTCTTCGTCTACATCCTGCAGACCATCGGCCTGCTCGTCGGCTACAAGCGCGGAACCATCCCCGAACCCGAGCCCGGCACGTTCGACCTCGGCAAGTTCCGTCTGCCGCTGTACGTGACCGCGCTGGTGGTGTTCCTCGGCGTCGCCGTCGCCCTGCTGTTCCTGCCGCAGTTCACCAACAACAAGTGGGTGTTCCTCGGCATCGTGGTGCTGGCCGCGATCTGGTGGGCCACCGGACTGAAGACCCGCCTGGCCGCCGGTGAGGCCGGTGCCGAGTACGCCAAAACCCACAACCTCTGA
- a CDS encoding acyl-CoA dehydrogenase family protein has protein sequence MAFDLTPTTAQHDLARRAHEFAETVIRPVAADYDKRQEFPWPVLQEAAARGFYSPLFYRDLIGDPTGLSLPLFMEEIFWGCAGIGLAVVMPALALSAIGQAATPEQMLQWAPECFGTASDIKLAALAISEPEGGSDVRNLRTTAHRDGSDWVINGHKMWIGNGGIANVHVVNAVVDQELGHRGQALFIVPGGTPGLTMVRKLDKLGCRASHTAELKFDNVRVPAENLLGGQDRLEHKLSKAREVAEMATTGARRGGSATLGTFEQTRPMVAAQALGIARAALEYVTEYANRREAFGAPIINNQGIAFPLADLATRIDAARLLTWRASWMAATGVPFERGEGSMSKLASSEVAVATTERAIQTMGGWGYISDHPVEKWYRDAKLYTIFEGTSEIQRIVISHALGAGDGAPPLHVDLEPSGGPLNRWFGRGTPARTRMASAALSAKDRLPAPVMRAAMTVLKPPGR, from the coding sequence ATGGCCTTTGACCTGACGCCGACAACGGCTCAGCACGACCTGGCGCGGCGCGCGCACGAATTCGCCGAAACGGTGATCCGGCCGGTGGCCGCCGACTACGACAAGCGCCAGGAGTTTCCCTGGCCGGTTCTGCAGGAGGCGGCCGCGCGCGGGTTCTACAGTCCCCTGTTCTATCGCGACCTGATCGGCGATCCGACCGGGCTGTCGCTGCCCCTGTTCATGGAGGAGATCTTCTGGGGGTGCGCCGGCATCGGCCTGGCGGTGGTGATGCCGGCCCTGGCGCTGTCGGCCATCGGTCAGGCCGCCACCCCCGAACAGATGTTGCAATGGGCCCCCGAATGCTTCGGCACCGCCAGCGACATCAAGCTCGCGGCATTGGCCATCTCGGAGCCGGAAGGCGGCAGCGATGTCCGCAATCTGCGCACCACGGCACACCGCGACGGATCGGACTGGGTGATCAACGGCCACAAGATGTGGATCGGCAACGGGGGCATCGCCAACGTGCATGTGGTGAACGCCGTGGTCGACCAGGAACTGGGGCACCGCGGACAGGCGCTGTTCATCGTCCCGGGCGGCACCCCGGGCCTGACCATGGTGCGCAAACTCGACAAGCTGGGTTGCCGGGCCTCCCACACCGCCGAGCTGAAATTCGACAACGTCCGCGTCCCGGCCGAGAACCTGCTGGGCGGGCAGGACAGGCTCGAACACAAGTTGTCCAAGGCCCGCGAGGTCGCCGAGATGGCCACCACGGGCGCCCGTCGCGGCGGCTCCGCCACCCTGGGCACCTTCGAGCAGACCCGGCCCATGGTGGCCGCCCAGGCGCTCGGGATCGCCCGGGCTGCACTGGAATACGTCACCGAGTACGCCAATCGCCGGGAGGCGTTCGGCGCGCCCATCATCAACAACCAGGGCATCGCCTTCCCACTGGCCGACCTCGCCACCCGGATCGACGCGGCCAGACTGTTGACCTGGCGGGCGTCGTGGATGGCGGCCACCGGGGTGCCCTTCGAACGCGGCGAAGGCTCGATGTCGAAGCTCGCTTCCAGCGAGGTCGCGGTGGCCACCACCGAACGCGCCATCCAGACCATGGGGGGTTGGGGCTACATCAGCGATCATCCGGTGGAGAAGTGGTACCGGGATGCCAAGCTCTACACCATCTTCGAGGGCACCAGCGAGATCCAGCGGATCGTCATCTCCCACGCGCTGGGCGCCGGCGACGGGGCCCCGCCCCTGCACGTCGACCTCGAGCCCTCGGGGGGACCGCTGAACCGCTGGTTCGGTCGCGGCACGCCCGCACGCACCCGGATGGCGAGTGCGGCGTTGTCGGCCAAGGACAGGCTCCCCGCCCCGGTGATGCGCGCGGCCATGACCGTGCTGAAACCACCGGGGCGGTAG
- a CDS encoding ChaB family protein, with amino-acid sequence MPKTTKSGAVKKSELPSTVKKSDAKAQRTFAKAHDSAQQEYGDEQRAHRVAYSALKHSYEKVGDHWEAKDEKGPSDQRARSGGPNPSGESAEGVDANATKKHLMDVARRLEVRGRSTMTKAELVEAIKKANRRTTARSR; translated from the coding sequence ATGCCGAAAACCACGAAATCGGGGGCGGTCAAGAAAAGCGAACTGCCCAGCACAGTGAAGAAGTCCGATGCCAAGGCGCAGCGCACCTTCGCCAAAGCCCATGACTCCGCGCAGCAGGAGTACGGGGACGAGCAGCGAGCGCACCGGGTGGCCTACAGCGCCCTCAAGCACTCGTACGAAAAGGTGGGCGATCACTGGGAGGCCAAGGACGAGAAGGGTCCTTCCGATCAACGCGCCCGCAGCGGCGGCCCGAATCCGTCGGGCGAGAGTGCCGAGGGGGTGGACGCCAATGCCACCAAGAAGCACCTCATGGACGTCGCACGCCGGCTCGAGGTCCGCGGCCGGTCCACGATGACGAAGGCCGAGCTGGTGGAGGCCATCAAGAAGGCCAACCGGCGGACGACGGCGCGCAGCCGTTAG
- a CDS encoding aminotransferase class IV, with the protein MTAGTSNLVAVEPGAVREDTPAGSVIQYSDYELDHTSPFAGGVAWIEGEFMPAEDAKISIFDTGFGHSDLTYTVAHVWHGNIFRLGDHLDRLLDGSRKLRLDPGYTKDELADITKQCVSMSQLRESFVNLTVTRGYGKRKGEKDLSKLTHQVYIYAIPYLWAFPPAEQIFGTTAVVPRHVRRAGRNTVDPTIKNYQWGDLTAASFEAKDRGARTAILLDSDSCVAEGPGFNVCIVKDGKLASPSRNALPGITRKTVFEIADQMGIEATLRDVTSHELYDADEIMAVTTAGGVTPINTLDGEKIGAGEPGPMTVAIRDRFWALMDEPGPLIEAIQY; encoded by the coding sequence ATGACCGCAGGAACGTCCAACCTGGTTGCCGTCGAGCCGGGCGCCGTCCGTGAGGACACCCCCGCCGGCTCGGTGATCCAGTACAGCGACTACGAACTGGATCACACCAGCCCCTTCGCCGGCGGCGTCGCCTGGATCGAGGGGGAGTTCATGCCGGCCGAGGACGCCAAGATCTCCATCTTCGATACCGGCTTCGGCCACTCCGATCTGACCTACACCGTGGCCCATGTGTGGCACGGCAACATCTTCCGGCTCGGTGACCACCTCGACCGGCTGCTCGACGGCTCCCGCAAGCTACGCCTCGACCCCGGCTACACCAAGGACGAACTGGCCGACATCACGAAGCAGTGCGTCAGCATGTCGCAGCTGCGCGAGTCGTTCGTCAACCTCACCGTCACGCGCGGCTACGGAAAGCGCAAGGGGGAGAAGGACCTGTCCAAGTTGACCCATCAGGTGTACATCTACGCGATCCCGTACCTGTGGGCGTTCCCGCCGGCCGAGCAGATCTTCGGTACCACTGCCGTCGTGCCCCGCCACGTGCGCCGCGCCGGACGCAACACCGTCGACCCCACCATCAAGAATTACCAGTGGGGCGACCTCACCGCGGCCAGCTTCGAAGCCAAGGACCGCGGGGCGCGCACGGCCATCCTGCTGGATTCCGACAGCTGTGTGGCCGAGGGCCCGGGCTTCAACGTCTGCATCGTCAAAGACGGCAAGCTGGCGTCGCCGTCCCGCAACGCACTGCCGGGCATCACCCGCAAGACGGTGTTCGAGATCGCCGACCAGATGGGCATCGAGGCGACACTGCGCGACGTCACCAGCCACGAGCTCTATGACGCCGACGAGATCATGGCCGTCACCACAGCCGGTGGCGTGACTCCCATCAACACCCTGGACGGCGAGAAGATCGGCGCCGGCGAGCCCGGCCCGATGACGGTGGCCATCCGGGACCGCTTCTGGGCCCTGATGGACGAGCCCGGTCCGCTGATCGAGGCCATCCAGTACTAG
- a CDS encoding FMN-dependent NADH-azoreductase: MASLLHIDTSIKGPQSVSRRLTARAADRWRAVHPDGEVHYRDFAADPVPHLDGDGLAAMLPPSTHTPAQAEVYARSLALIDEIKQADTVLLGLPLYNFGAPSTVKAWVDHLIVPGVSFDPESGQGLLGDTELVVLAARGGGYGPGTPRAGWDHAEAWLPHGLSLTGLVPRFITAELTMADDNPAMADLRPLAAQSLADAEAAIDALWTPATVGA; the protein is encoded by the coding sequence ATGGCATCCCTGTTGCACATCGACACCTCGATCAAGGGCCCGCAGTCTGTCAGTCGGCGGCTCACCGCCCGCGCGGCGGATCGCTGGCGCGCCGTGCACCCCGACGGGGAGGTCCATTACCGGGACTTCGCAGCTGATCCCGTACCCCACCTCGACGGCGACGGGCTCGCCGCGATGCTCCCGCCCAGCACGCACACGCCCGCGCAGGCCGAGGTGTATGCCCGCAGCCTCGCGCTCATCGACGAGATCAAACAGGCGGACACGGTGCTGCTCGGGCTGCCGCTGTACAACTTCGGTGCACCCAGCACCGTGAAGGCCTGGGTGGACCACCTGATCGTGCCGGGTGTGTCGTTCGACCCGGAGAGCGGCCAGGGCCTGCTGGGAGACACCGAATTGGTGGTGCTCGCCGCGCGCGGCGGCGGTTACGGGCCCGGCACCCCCCGCGCCGGGTGGGACCACGCCGAAGCCTGGCTGCCGCACGGGCTGTCCCTGACCGGCCTGGTGCCACGATTCATCACCGCCGAGCTGACCATGGCCGATGACAACCCGGCGATGGCCGACCTGCGTCCGCTGGCGGCGCAGAGCCTCGCGGACGCGGAAGCGGCCATCGACGCACTCTGGACACCCGCAACCGTCGGCGCATGA
- a CDS encoding ABC transporter permease, protein MRSPVTWWNDPWRPPRILVGVTAAYLVWSLLPVLIAVMFSFNDGRSRTDWQGFSFRWYWGDETRSVWHDAALHTALFQTLKLGLLATLITVPLGVLFAIGIDRWRGRVPEGANVLMLFSFVIPEVLLAVALLFMITSVALPIGLGTSAQVVGLVTFQVSYPAVLVRARLATIGRHYEEAAMDLGATQWGALRRIILPMLTPAIFASTVLVFADVIDDFVLVRYLSGDASTEPVSVKIYNTARAAPTPALNALATLLLLAALAAVVIGYLIYRRMAKVHGAERGIGAFTGEA, encoded by the coding sequence GTGAGGAGCCCGGTCACCTGGTGGAATGACCCGTGGCGCCCGCCCCGGATCCTGGTGGGGGTCACCGCGGCGTACCTGGTGTGGTCACTGCTGCCGGTGCTGATCGCCGTCATGTTCTCGTTCAACGACGGTCGCTCCCGGACGGATTGGCAGGGCTTCTCTTTTCGCTGGTATTGGGGTGATGAGACCCGCTCGGTGTGGCACGACGCGGCCCTGCACACGGCGCTGTTCCAGACGTTGAAGCTGGGTCTGCTCGCCACGCTGATCACCGTGCCGCTGGGGGTGTTGTTCGCCATCGGCATCGACCGTTGGCGCGGGCGGGTGCCCGAGGGTGCCAATGTGCTGATGCTGTTCTCGTTCGTCATCCCCGAAGTGCTTCTGGCCGTGGCGTTGTTGTTCATGATCACCTCGGTGGCTTTGCCGATCGGCCTGGGCACCTCGGCGCAGGTGGTGGGTTTGGTGACGTTTCAGGTGTCGTATCCCGCGGTGCTGGTGCGGGCCCGGCTGGCCACCATCGGGCGACACTACGAAGAGGCCGCGATGGATCTGGGTGCCACGCAGTGGGGTGCACTGCGGCGAATCATCCTGCCGATGCTCACGCCGGCGATCTTCGCCAGTACGGTACTGGTGTTCGCCGACGTGATCGACGATTTCGTGTTGGTGCGGTACCTGTCCGGCGATGCCTCCACCGAGCCCGTCTCGGTGAAGATCTACAACACCGCTCGCGCCGCCCCCACCCCCGCGCTCAATGCGTTGGCCACCCTGCTGCTGCTGGCCGCGCTGGCCGCGGTGGTGATCGGGTACCTGATCTATCGCCGGATGGCCAAAGTCCATGGCGCCGAGCGCGGTATCGGCGCGTTCACCGGCGAGGCCTAG
- a CDS encoding ABC transporter permease: MAVTDLRPPARDRSGWLWPTLAAPGLLWLLVCFIVPLYVVLCVVFGYVDPIFRTAVPVWNPLQWNPTQFTYVLSRIVGPDGIYGPALVRTGMYVLTASTLCLLIAFPVAYYVARLAGTWKGVLLAALIAPFWISYMMRMLAWVNLLQDDGLVNRVLSLGGLFTVDVHWLTGQPVVVILGLVYGYVPYMILPLYAGLDRLPQHTLEAARDLGADRFSSFWRVTLPLCRPTMVAAVLLTCLPMLGDYFTNDLLSASPTTAMAGNLINDSVQAPGQTGQAGAFVMIVLIVALLPMLYYVRVMGRRDEVAS, encoded by the coding sequence GTGGCAGTGACAGATCTGCGCCCGCCGGCCCGGGACCGTTCGGGCTGGTTGTGGCCGACGCTCGCGGCGCCCGGCCTGCTGTGGCTGCTGGTGTGTTTCATCGTGCCGTTGTATGTGGTGCTGTGCGTCGTGTTCGGCTACGTCGACCCCATCTTCCGCACCGCGGTGCCGGTCTGGAACCCGCTGCAGTGGAACCCCACCCAGTTCACCTATGTGCTGAGCCGGATCGTCGGCCCGGACGGGATCTACGGGCCTGCGTTGGTGCGCACCGGGATGTACGTGTTGACGGCCAGCACGCTGTGCCTACTGATCGCGTTTCCCGTCGCCTACTATGTGGCCCGGCTGGCCGGGACGTGGAAGGGGGTGCTGTTGGCGGCTCTGATCGCGCCGTTCTGGATCAGCTACATGATGCGAATGCTCGCCTGGGTCAACCTGTTACAGGATGACGGTCTGGTCAACAGGGTGCTGAGCCTGGGCGGGCTGTTCACTGTGGATGTGCACTGGCTGACCGGACAGCCGGTGGTGGTGATCCTCGGGCTGGTGTACGGCTATGTGCCGTACATGATCCTGCCGTTGTACGCCGGGCTGGACCGGTTGCCTCAGCACACTCTGGAGGCGGCCCGTGACCTGGGGGCGGACCGGTTCTCGTCGTTCTGGCGCGTGACTCTGCCGCTGTGTCGGCCCACCATGGTCGCAGCGGTCCTGTTGACCTGCCTGCCCATGCTGGGGGACTACTTCACCAATGATCTGCTGTCGGCCTCGCCCACAACGGCCATGGCAGGCAACCTGATCAACGACAGTGTGCAAGCGCCCGGGCAGACGGGCCAGGCCGGTGCGTTCGTGATGATCGTGCTGATCGTGGCACTGTTGCCGATGCTCTACTACGTGCGGGTGATGGGGCGACGGGACGAGGTGGCCTCGTGA
- a CDS encoding aromatic ring-hydroxylating oxygenase subunit alpha codes for MFKQHGPAPLPADALAAALAPFGQSRMLPREAYVDPAVFDWEQRVIFSGWTCVGHAGDLPSAGSQKAVGSGANGVLLVRGDDDTVRAFANTCRHRGHELLACGAQTKRRGIVCPYHSWSFKLDGSLRSAPGFADSPEFDAAQFGLAELRLVNWHGWLFVDPSGEDSDFGAHVAGLEEVVSPYRPEDLTVVARHSYELATNWKVIAENYQECYHCSTIHPELSRISPPTSGENLDLDGSWMGGWMSIVDGAETMSLSGKSEGVAIAGLSDHEMRSVMYLVGFPNLLVSLHPDYVMTHLMTPLAVDRTHVECAWAFPREVAEDPGFDPSYAVDFWDLTNRQDWAACESVQRGLSSPHARPGPLAPDEDGVYQFVTRVARAYAGR; via the coding sequence ATGTTCAAACAGCACGGTCCGGCTCCGCTGCCCGCCGACGCACTGGCCGCAGCGCTCGCTCCCTTCGGGCAGTCCCGCATGCTCCCGCGGGAGGCTTACGTCGACCCGGCGGTGTTCGACTGGGAGCAGCGGGTCATCTTCTCCGGGTGGACCTGTGTGGGGCACGCCGGCGACCTGCCGTCGGCGGGCAGTCAGAAGGCGGTCGGTTCCGGCGCCAACGGTGTGCTGCTGGTGCGGGGCGACGATGACACGGTCCGGGCTTTTGCCAACACGTGCCGTCACCGTGGTCACGAGCTACTGGCGTGCGGGGCGCAGACCAAGCGCCGCGGCATTGTCTGCCCCTATCATTCGTGGTCGTTCAAACTCGACGGAAGTCTGCGCAGCGCACCGGGGTTCGCTGATTCCCCCGAGTTCGACGCCGCGCAGTTCGGGCTTGCCGAGCTGCGGCTGGTTAACTGGCACGGCTGGTTGTTCGTCGACCCGAGCGGTGAGGACAGCGACTTCGGTGCGCACGTCGCCGGTCTCGAAGAGGTGGTGTCTCCGTACCGCCCTGAGGATCTCACGGTGGTGGCGCGGCACTCCTACGAGCTGGCGACCAACTGGAAGGTGATCGCCGAGAACTATCAGGAGTGTTATCACTGCTCGACGATCCATCCCGAACTCAGTCGCATCAGCCCGCCCACCAGCGGCGAGAACCTCGACCTCGACGGCTCCTGGATGGGCGGCTGGATGTCGATCGTCGACGGCGCGGAAACGATGTCGCTGAGCGGCAAGAGTGAGGGCGTGGCGATCGCAGGCCTGTCCGACCACGAGATGCGATCGGTGATGTACCTCGTGGGCTTCCCCAACCTGCTCGTCAGTCTCCACCCGGACTACGTGATGACACATCTGATGACCCCGCTGGCCGTCGATCGCACCCATGTCGAATGCGCCTGGGCGTTCCCGCGAGAGGTCGCGGAGGATCCCGGATTCGACCCGTCCTACGCGGTCGACTTCTGGGACCTGACCAACCGCCAGGACTGGGCGGCGTGTGAATCGGTGCAGCGCGGGCTCAGCTCGCCCCACGCCCGGCCGGGCCCGCTGGCCCCCGACGAGGACGGGGTGTACCAGTTCGTCACGCGCGTCGCGCGGGCGTACGCAGGCCGGTAG
- a CDS encoding MarR family winged helix-turn-helix transcriptional regulator, which translates to MSDLPFLSPNWQLVGPLLEYLVRRLRVASESEIDRVGLRPRHVLTLTLLRDFGERPQSELATLLRIDPTNLVGLLNELEGDGLIERRRSTQDRRKHTVVLTAAGGERLAEIEAVLRDVERDILGALSDDEHTTLYTLLLRAAGDGVSCSESAASACVVDELPEDPESSESR; encoded by the coding sequence ATGTCCGATCTGCCGTTCCTGTCGCCGAACTGGCAACTGGTGGGTCCGCTGCTCGAATATCTGGTCCGCCGGCTGCGGGTGGCGTCGGAATCGGAGATCGACCGGGTCGGATTGCGACCCCGCCATGTGCTGACGCTGACGCTGTTGCGCGATTTCGGCGAACGGCCGCAGTCGGAACTGGCCACGCTCCTGCGCATCGACCCCACGAATCTGGTGGGCCTGCTCAACGAACTCGAGGGCGACGGACTGATCGAGCGCCGACGCTCCACTCAGGACCGGCGCAAGCACACCGTGGTGCTCACCGCAGCAGGCGGGGAACGCCTCGCGGAGATCGAAGCCGTGCTGCGCGACGTCGAGCGCGACATTCTCGGTGCGCTGTCCGACGACGAACACACGACGCTCTACACCCTGCTGTTGCGCGCCGCCGGCGACGGAGTGTCCTGCTCCGAGTCGGCGGCCAGCGCGTGTGTAGTCGACGAACTCCCCGAGGATCCTGAGAGCTCCGAATCCAGGTAG
- a CDS encoding LysR family transcriptional regulator — translation MTTAKIHDVTLRQLRYFAVLGAELNYRRAAEKLFITQPALSTAIKQLEHQFGVQLFTRNTREVALTDLGAAWLPQVQQALGGVDAVMENLVTLSGTRQGRLRFGYLIGTGADLLFRIVRHFESAYPDVAVEPIEFDFSDPTAGLADGSADVALIRPPVDLPEHRMLILDSESWVACLPRDHRLAGRDELEIAELLDDPIVCAPLTAGSWRDYWLAMDARGNRPPTIAAVAATYEAETTSIARGLGISFTTSSVARFYDRPGIVYVPISDRKPCHTALAWHPAQLTPQSDALIKYVQSQWNFGDGEDVPVPATLQ, via the coding sequence ATCACGACCGCCAAGATCCACGACGTCACCCTGCGCCAGCTTCGGTACTTCGCCGTGCTCGGAGCCGAACTGAATTACCGGCGCGCGGCCGAGAAGCTCTTCATCACCCAGCCGGCACTGTCGACGGCCATCAAGCAACTCGAACATCAATTCGGTGTCCAGCTGTTCACCCGCAACACCCGTGAGGTGGCGCTGACCGATCTGGGCGCAGCATGGCTGCCCCAGGTGCAGCAGGCACTCGGCGGAGTCGATGCGGTGATGGAGAACCTGGTCACGCTCTCGGGTACCCGGCAGGGCCGGCTGCGGTTCGGTTATCTCATCGGCACCGGCGCCGATCTGCTGTTCCGCATCGTGCGTCATTTCGAGTCCGCCTACCCGGACGTGGCGGTGGAACCGATCGAGTTCGACTTCTCCGATCCCACAGCGGGATTGGCGGACGGATCGGCGGACGTCGCACTGATCCGCCCACCGGTGGACCTGCCCGAACACCGCATGCTCATCCTTGACTCCGAATCGTGGGTGGCCTGCCTGCCCCGTGACCACCGACTGGCCGGTCGCGATGAACTCGAGATCGCCGAGCTGCTGGACGACCCGATCGTGTGCGCTCCGCTGACCGCCGGGAGCTGGCGCGACTACTGGCTGGCGATGGATGCGCGGGGCAACCGGCCGCCCACCATCGCGGCGGTGGCGGCCACCTACGAGGCGGAGACGACGTCCATCGCCCGCGGGCTGGGGATCAGTTTCACCACGTCGTCGGTGGCGCGGTTCTACGACCGGCCGGGCATCGTGTACGTCCCGATCAGCGATCGCAAACCCTGTCACACCGCACTGGCCTGGCACCCTGCGCAGCTGACGCCGCAATCGGACGCGCTGATCAAGTACGTCCAGAGCCAGTGGAATTTCGGTGACGGCGAGGACGTGCCGGTACCCGCCACGCTCCAGTGA
- a CDS encoding polyamine ABC transporter substrate-binding protein produces MPVPRTSGPTRRQFLARAGLLVLGAPALGSALAACGSGPGGPGGATPTLTLAKPDSPVTWDIPDDNRPIEDGLSPEQGATLKIYNYADYLSPAAIASFEQQYGCTVEVSTFNDGDEALTKLRSGVDFDIYNANYTEISRLVTGGLLRPLNHSYLTNISNVWPSFTNPWYDQEWRYTVPYTIYTTGMGWRSDQVPADIGSLSNPYAALWDPMYKGKTAILDDWHSAMALVLLKEGITDVNTSSEADLKMVGEQLNELVQATSPKVTITMYSDLPAGQMGLAQMWSGDIINAQYYLPDGVGTDILQYWFPADGKGIVDNDMLVTLRGGKNPVLAHLFLNHMLDTEVAKENFSAIGYQPPQNSITPESLVAEEFIPANLQSAVVRPEYFDSGYRLLELDPANDAAWRNIWNAFNAGGS; encoded by the coding sequence ATGCCAGTGCCCAGGACCTCCGGCCCCACGCGACGCCAATTCCTGGCGCGCGCTGGACTTCTCGTGTTGGGCGCACCCGCGTTGGGCTCTGCCCTGGCGGCCTGCGGTTCCGGTCCCGGCGGCCCGGGCGGCGCCACCCCGACATTGACGCTGGCCAAACCCGACAGCCCGGTCACCTGGGACATCCCCGACGACAACCGGCCCATCGAGGACGGTTTGTCGCCGGAGCAGGGCGCGACGCTGAAGATCTACAACTACGCCGACTATCTGAGTCCCGCGGCCATCGCCTCGTTCGAGCAGCAATACGGCTGCACGGTGGAGGTGTCGACGTTCAACGACGGTGACGAGGCACTGACCAAGCTCCGCAGCGGCGTCGACTTCGACATCTACAACGCCAATTACACCGAGATCAGCAGGCTGGTAACCGGAGGCCTGCTGCGGCCGCTGAACCACAGCTACCTCACCAACATCTCCAATGTGTGGCCCAGTTTCACCAACCCGTGGTACGACCAGGAATGGCGATACACGGTGCCCTACACCATCTACACCACCGGGATGGGCTGGCGCAGCGACCAGGTGCCCGCCGACATCGGGTCATTATCGAATCCCTATGCAGCGCTGTGGGATCCGATGTACAAGGGCAAGACCGCCATTTTGGACGACTGGCACAGTGCGATGGCCCTGGTGTTGCTCAAGGAAGGCATCACCGACGTCAACACCAGCTCGGAGGCCGACCTCAAGATGGTGGGCGAGCAGCTCAACGAGCTGGTGCAGGCCACGTCGCCCAAGGTCACGATCACCATGTACAGCGATCTACCGGCCGGGCAGATGGGCCTGGCGCAGATGTGGTCCGGTGACATCATCAACGCGCAGTACTACCTGCCCGACGGCGTGGGCACCGACATCCTGCAGTACTGGTTCCCGGCGGACGGCAAGGGCATCGTCGACAACGACATGCTGGTCACGCTGCGCGGCGGCAAGAACCCGGTGCTGGCACACCTGTTCCTCAACCACATGCTGGACACCGAGGTGGCCAAGGAGAACTTCTCGGCCATCGGGTATCAGCCGCCGCAGAACTCGATCACGCCGGAGTCGCTGGTGGCCGAGGAATTCATCCCGGCCAATCTGCAGTCGGCGGTGGTGCGGCCGGAGTACTTCGACAGCGGCTACCGGCTGCTGGAACTCGACCCCGCAAACGACGCCGCCTGGCGCAACATCTGGAATGCATTCAACGCCGGCGGATCCTGA